In Leptodactylus fuscus isolate aLepFus1 chromosome 2, aLepFus1.hap2, whole genome shotgun sequence, one genomic interval encodes:
- the FNDC9 gene encoding fibronectin type III domain-containing protein 9, translating into MVISVQNITANTAMVIWPAIPSCADSFYSIMYQSNWNSMMPGYSREHFQKQERIPASRTFYIVENLTPLTTYILCVTCQSANPSSDQCKIFHTLAQDPSSVNSKKKDLALGIWLTSSIILLIIACILLYGCLHIWWRKRQERARAQNVESNDKDKRQAWVKGEKSAESYEKPGLLPVNEDSKTEDTSKEESHAVPMVNDPLTANETNSLTPNDHEEVAVQPATMN; encoded by the coding sequence ATGGTGATCTCTGTCCAAAATATCACTGCTAACACAGCCATGGTCATTTGGCCAGCAATCCCTAGCTGTGCAGACAGTTTCTACAGTATCATGTACCAGTCTAACTGGAACTCAATGATGCCTGGATACTCCAGAGAACACTTCCAAAAGCAAGAGAGGATTCCAGCTAGTCGGACATTTTATATTGTAGAAAACCTCACCCCACTCACAACATATATTCTGTGCGTGACCTGTCAGTCTGCCAACCCCTCCAGTGACCAATGCAAGATTTTCCATACTTTAGCACAGGATCCATCGTCAGTCAACAGCAAGAAAAAGGACCTAGCACTGGGCATCTGGCTCACTAGCAGCATCATACTCCTTATAATAGCCTGCATCCTTCTCTATGGGTGCCTGCATATATGGTGGCGCAAACGACAAGAGCGCGCAAGAGCACAGAATGTAGAAAGCAATGACAAAGACAAGAGGCAAGCCTGGGTAAAAGGAGAAAAGTCAGCTGAGAGTTATGAGAAACCAGGCCTGCTACCTGTGAATGAGGACAGCAAGACAGAAGACACAAGCAAGGAGGAGAGCCATGCGGTCCCTATGGTCAATGATCCATTAACTGCAAATGAAACCAACAGCCTTACTCCTAATGATCATGAAGAAGTCGCTGTACAACCAGCTACAATGAATTGA